From one Mytilus edulis chromosome 1, xbMytEdul2.2, whole genome shotgun sequence genomic stretch:
- the LOC139493370 gene encoding uncharacterized protein KIAA1958-like produces MTTKRWSNSSIKNIDDAMDALVEDYFHYDDLSNREAEYIKRNLADVNGEGNLILEEVDSANFNFQNEILQDIENAQNHEIDESDKENSSSSKRFRSVTDEDTDSFLALSVNKNTKTKTKSDLKVMLDFFISVGEMRDSVEIPAKDLDSLLSRFFLGVLKKNGDEYEPDSLSSMFNSLDRHLKDSKSSISIKKDPEFNHTRRVLEAKRKALKSLGKGSKPNRAEPLTTEEIQILREKGVIGTQNPDALLNAVFLNNATYFGLRGRQDHVNMTWGDVKLKATSDGKEYLEFNERSTKTRSGAKKQGFPGYYAKDFRGRRK; encoded by the exons ATGACAACAAAACGATGGAGCAATAGctctataaaaaatatagatgatGCGATGGATGCGTTAGTTGAAGACTATTTTCACTACGACGATTTATCTAATAGGGAGGCAGAGTACATCAAGAGAAATCTCGCGGATGTCAATGGGGAAGGAAATTTGATTCTGGAAGAAGTTGATTCAGCGAATTTCAACTTCCAAAATGAAATTCTGCAGGACATTGAAAATGCACAGAATCATGAGATTGACGAATCAGACAAAGAAAATAGCTCGAGTAGCAAGAGGTTTCGCTCTGTCACTGATGAAGACACTGACTCTTTTCTAGCTTTAAGTGTTAACAAGaacacaaaaactaaaacaaaGAGTGACTTGAAAGTGATGCTGGATTTTTTCATATCTGTTGGAGAAATGCGTGATTCAGTGGAAATACCTGCCAAAGACTTGGACAGTCTGTTATCAAGATTTTTTCTTGGAGTCCTGAAGAAAAATGGTGACGAATATGAGCCTGACTCTTTATCCTCTATGTTCAACAGCTTGGATAGACATTTGAAGGACTCAAAAAGTAGTATAAG TATTAAAAAGGATCCTGAGTTCAACCACACAAGACGGGTATTAGAAGCGAAGCGAAAGGCATTAAAGTCATTGGGCAAGGGCAGTAAGCCAAACAGAGCTGAACCTTTGACGACTGAGGAAATCCAAATCTTGAGGGAGAAAGGCGTTATTGGAACac aaaaccCTGATGCATTACTGAATGCTGTGTTTTTAAATAATGCAACATACTTTGGTCTACGAGGTCGACAAGACCATGTTAACATGACATGGGGAGATGTCAAGTTAAAAGCTACATCTGATGGAAAGGAGTATTTGGAATTTAATG AAAGAAGCACCAAAACCCGTAGTGGAGCAAAAAAGCAGGGATTTCCGGGATATTACGCCAAAGATTTTCGGGGAAGGAGGAAGTAA